The Melanotaenia boesemani isolate fMelBoe1 chromosome 8, fMelBoe1.pri, whole genome shotgun sequence DNA window TAAACATTGTTCCTACCATGGTCTCCACACAGAGTCTGAGGTGACAGCAGGTGCGACAGGTGACATGTGATGGCTGTTTTGAGCAGTCAAAGGTGTCAGAGCTGCACTGGGAACGAGAAAAGCAAACTGTCCATCCGGCGACGGCACAACCTGGAAGCCGCCATAAAGTTTCCCCACAGCTTCTGGGGAAACGTGCATCTGCAAGCTGCTTTTGCAGGGCACCTGTTGGGCCAAAGCGGGAATCTGTGCACCAGCCTGTCCCAGGGCACCTACAAGAGATCCACTGAAGTTCATAGAGTTGATTTGGGTTACACAAGCTGCAAGGTGGCTGAGGAGCCGAGTCCTGACATCTGTGTTCACCCCTTCACACGTGGAAAGAAAGCGGGTGACCTCTCCTACACACTCACTGAACCCGGCTCTGTATTTCCCCAGAACGGATGGGTCTGTGCTTGCcacagctggagaggaaaataaaaatccaacatTACTGAACATGTCACAAACTGATCACTTAAATATAAATGCAATGCACAGTAGATTTACTGATCATGAAATCAGTAAATCTACTTCTAGTGGGAATACGCTTATTatctaaaattaaaatagaCATACCAGTCATCTGGAGTCTCTGCAAATTTCTCAGGTGTTTCACAGTCATCTCAAGAATGTCTGCCTTCTCCAGTTTAGAGTGTCTGGAGCTCTAAACACAAGCAAATGACAATTAAGTTTTAAATTCAATCCtctaataattaataaatttaatatattatagGGAATAGCGAAATTCCTCACGTCTTTCTTTAGGGCGTCCAGGATGAGTGTCTTCAGTTGGCCAAGACTCTCGTTGATGCGTGCGCGTCTCCGCTTCTCCATGATTGGTTTGGAAGACTTTAAAAAGACCATTAAAAAGGGGACAGCAGCGTTGTTAGCGTCTTAAATAATTTAGTAGGTATTAAAACCCTCATAAAGAAAACTCACCTTTCTACTTTCTGTCAGAGTCCGGGGTTTTTCTGGCGTGGAGTCGCCTCTCGCTGGGGTAGCAGCCACAGCGGATGGAGATGCTCTTTCTAAAGTACCGGCTGGCATCTTGGAGTTAACGGTCCCTGACGGGAGTGACAGCGACAAACGGATCTTATCGACAGCAGAGCAGAGTCCCGCCTTTTCCCGGCAGACCTACAGGTACCTTTACTACCGACCAAAAAACGTCAGAAGTGACTTCAGTCTTCTCGTCTCGCTGTCACTCAGTCTAGTCCGCTCCTCCTGTTACCAACGCCTCGGGTTGTATTTATAGAGCCGCAGCCTGCACGCGAGCGGCTCGTGTGTGAGCTCCCCGGGTTCCTTTCGTCTGTCCAATGAACGCGCGGGACACGGTGCTCGGGGAGGCGGCAGGCTCGTGCGACAAGGCGCTCTCATTGGCTGCCTGTCAGATCGCTGACAGACCATTTTACAAAGATGAGTTATTGGGGagttaaaacaatttttaagtCGGTCTCTTCTAGCAAATAAGCTAACTTGCGTCATTACAGGCGGCGCTGAAGATTAATTTTACTGAACTTTATCAGTTTGACCGACTGATAGCagataaacacatattttatgaAGGGATAGTTTTGTCCAAACATCGACTGGTTGTGCCTTCATGAATAAAAGAGAGGTTTCCTTCTTCATGTTTTCACCAGGcctatat harbors:
- the LOC121644700 gene encoding transcription factor HES-1-B-like, with translation MPAGTLERASPSAVAATPARGDSTPEKPRTLTESRKSSKPIMEKRRRARINESLGQLKTLILDALKKDSSRHSKLEKADILEMTVKHLRNLQRLQMTAVASTDPSVLGKYRAGFSECVGEVTRFLSTCEGVNTDVRTRLLSHLAACVTQINSMNFSGSLVGALGQAGAQIPALAQQVPCKSSLQMHVSPEAVGKLYGGFQVVPSPDGQFAFLVPSAALTPLTAQNSHHMSPVAPAVTSDSVWRPW